GGATCGACTTCGCCTTGTCCTTCAGGAGCGGAACTATATGCTCCAACGTTTCAACTGCCGAAAAAAGGGCGAGGGACTTCAGCACGGGTTCTCTCAGTTCCCTGATCGAGAGGGCATCGACGAGCGCAGGGATAGCACTTCTGTCTCCTATCCTTCCGAGTGCCTCGGCAGCCGGAAACGCAACCCAGACATCCCCGGCCTTGAGAATCTCGACGAGCTCGCCGACTACCTCCGGCCCCGCAAGCTGGCCGAGGTGCTCAACGGCAGACGCCCTGACATTATCGTCACTATCCTTCAACGATCGTAAGAGCAGAGGAAGGGCATCTCTATCCTTTGTCTCTCCGACAATATCGATAATGAATTTCCTCACATCTCCGTTCGGCGTATCGAATTCCTTTATGAGATACGGGGTGGCCTTCTTGCCCAATTTCACGAGGATTTCGATAGCGGAATTCCGCGCCCCGACATCCTCTTCGCGGTAGAGGAGTTTGAAGATGCCGCTTATATACCATTGCAGGGGACAATCCGAGATGAGTATCTGTGAGGCGGTCTTCCTGACACGCCAGCTCTTATCCTCAAGGGCGCGGAGGAGGAGAGGTATCGCCTCCTCGGAAGGTTTCCCCCTGAGCCCCTCCAGGGCACTTCTCCTCACCTCACCATCCATGTTAGCGAGAAGCCGTCTTATTTCCTGCATCGATAACCCCCATGGTTTTCACCACCTCTTCTATCTGCAACTTCTCTTCCGATGTGAGCAGCGTCTCGACATTCAGCAGGATGATAATCCGATCTCCTTTTTTTGCGAGACCCGTCAGGTACTCCGCCCTCAACCCCCTCACAATCGAGGGAGGGCCGGCTTCTTCGCCGGGATGTACATCGATAATCTCCTTCACGCCGTCTACGAGGAGTCCGACTTTTTCGCTCCCCAAACGGACGACGATAATACGCGGATTCGGCGTCGGAACGCTGATACCAAGGCGTAACCGGAGATCCAGGAGGGGTATCACATCCCCCCTGATATTGATGAGTCCGGAAAAAAATGCGGGCAGCTGAGGCAGATGGTAGATCCGTTGAGTTCTCAAGATCTCCACCGTCTTCTCGATGTCGATGCCGAACTCATCTCCCCCGATCATGACAACAGCTATTTTCCTCATATCATTCCCTTTTCCCGGTCACCGGTCTCCACCGAAAATCATGATACCG
The window above is part of the Thermodesulfovibrionales bacterium genome. Proteins encoded here:
- a CDS encoding chemotaxis protein CheW; translation: MRKIAVVMIGGDEFGIDIEKTVEILRTQRIYHLPQLPAFFSGLINIRGDVIPLLDLRLRLGISVPTPNPRIIVVRLGSEKVGLLVDGVKEIIDVHPGEEAGPPSIVRGLRAEYLTGLAKKGDRIIILLNVETLLTSEEKLQIEEVVKTMGVIDAGNKTASR